The DNA sequence TGTTTTATATGTAGGTGCTGCTTCAGAAGTTGAAATGAAAGAGAAAAAAGACCGAGTAGATGATGCATTACATGCAACTCGTGCTGCTGTTGAGGAAGGTTTTGTTGCCGGAGGTGGTGTCGCTTTAGTTCGCGCAATTAACGGAATTGAATCTCTTAAAGGTATTAATCAAGATGAAGAAACCGGTATCAAAATCGTTAGAAGAGCTATTGAAGAACCACTTCGTCAAATTGTTGCTAATGCCGGTGGTGAAGGTTCTGTTGTAGTTAATAAAGTTAAAGAAGGAAAAGATGATTTCGGTTACAATGCCAAATCTGAACAATACGAAAATATGTTCAGTGCTGGAATTATTGACCCTACTAAAGTAACTCGTGTTGCATTAGAAAATGCGGCTTCTGTTGCCGGAATGTTATTAACTACTGAATGTGTAATTACTGATATTAAAAAAGATGAACCTGCAATGCCTCCAATGGGTGGAGGAATGCCGGGAATGATGTAATAATCACATTTTTTCTTTATAAAAATAAAAAAATCCCGGAATTCCGGGATTTTTTTATTTTATTTTAAATTATTCAATTAATTTTTAGAATATTCTTTTCTTTATATTTATACCGTTATTTATTGAATTTATTTTCCCCCATACATTACAACTAGTTAACTTCTTATTTAAAAAACCGCCTACAACAGGTTAACTTACTAATTAGGTGATTAATAGCAATTACATCCAAACCTAAAAAACTAATGATACGTATGCAATATCCCAAAATTTGTATATAAATTAAGTTAATGTTTTAATCTCTGAAAAAATTAATGCCAACTTTTTCATTATCAGCATGAATATTTTGTTTTTATATCCATTGGATTTAAATAGTTTTTAAAATTAGAAACTTTCAAAGGTTTATAAAAATATTAGTTAAATTTTAATTACAAAATTAATATAATGTGTAAATTTGTAATGTTTTTTGAAGAATATATAAAATATGAAGCATCCTTTATTTTATGCAAAAATTTTACTCTTTGGAGAATATGGAATTATTGAAAATTCAAGAGGGTTAACCCTACCCTACAATGCCTATAAAGGAACTTTACAGTTTTCTTCAAAACTTAATAAAATTGAATCAAAATCAAATAAATCATTGCATAAATTTGCAGATTATTTGAAAACTTTATCATTACCTGAAAAATTTTCGATTAATATTTCTCAGCTTGAAAAAGATATTGAAAAAGGAATGTTCTTTGATTCTAATATTCCTCAAGGATATGGGGTTGGTAGCTCCGGTGCTCTGGTAGCTGCTATCTTCGATAAATATTCTGTAAATAAAATTTCATCTGATAAGATTCTAAAAACTGATTTAAAAGATTTAAAAAACGTTTTAGGACAAATGGAATCTTTTTTTCACGGAAAAAGTTCAGGTATTGACCCTCTTATCTGTTATATGAATATCCCGTTATTAATTCAGCCTAATGCAGATGTTGACAAAATAGGATTAACTGAGAGTAAAGATGGAAAAGGAGCTGTTTTTTTAATTAATTCCGGTATGCCCGGTGAAACAGAACCTATGGTTCAGATTTTTTTCGAAAAACTTAAAAATGAAGGTTTTAGAAAAACTTTAAAAGAAGAATTTATAAAATATAATAACAATTGTATAGATTCTTTCCTCAATAGGGACATGGGATCCTTTTTTCAAAACTTGAAACATCTTTCTCTGTGGGCCTTAGATCATTTTACCCCCATGATCCCTCGAAAATTTTTAAAAATTTGGAAAAAGGGTATTGATACTAATACCTATTATTTGAAACTTTGCGGATCGGGAGGAGGCGGATATATATTAGGTTTTACCCAGGATTATGAAGCTACTGAAAAAATGTTAAAAAATTATAAAAAAGAAATCGTATATCGTTTTTAATTATAAATCCCATAATTTTTTTTGTATTTTTACCTGATTAATATCCTTAATGGATGTACTCTTCAGGAAAAAAAATATTTTTAATTAACCTTTCTTTTTTGGTTAGAGTTAGAATTTTTAATGTAATTATGCTAATTCTAGCCATGTATATTTCTGCTATCTATTTATTTGGTGATGAAAAAAATATTGTCGAAAATTTAAAAAATATAAAGCTTCATGGTATTATCTTATCCTCCTCACTAAGTGCCATGGCTGGTTATATTATAAATTTTTTTTACGATCAGGAAAAAGATATGATATATAGACCGATAACTTCTATATTGCAACGATTTATCAGTAATGGAATAGCTTTACGATTTTACATTTTTTTCAATTTCGTATCTTTAACTATTGCCATAGTGTTATCTTATCGTATTTTTATTTTTTTTCTAATTTATCAATTTATCATTTGGTTTTACAGCCATAAACTTAGTCGAATAGTTTTTATCAATAATTTGACTAATTCTGCAATCATGCTTTTTCCTTTTTTAGCGCTGTTTTTATTTTATGAAAATTTTTCTTCTTACATTTTATATCTTTCTGGATTTTTATTCTTTATCATATTCATAAAAGATATTTGTAAAGATCTTCTCTCCTATAAATATGATCATCTATTTAACTACCATACTTTGCCTAATACTTTAGGTATTATACCTACCAAAATTATATTAAATATATTATTTTGTTTATTATTAGGTATTTCCTTTCAATTAAGTTGCGAACCTCATCTTTATGAAATACGACTTTATTATTTACTAACCATACTATTATGCGTTTGTTCGATTGTGGTTATCTGGTTAAGTAAACCTCAATATATTCAGATATTAATATTTATGATCAAATTTTGGATTTTTTTAGGCACTATTTCTCTAGTATTTATTGATGGGAATCCCTTAACTTTGCACTTTTAATGAAGTTTGTTTAAAAATAGCTTTCTACCCATTTATATTCACATATATCATAAAGGTATATTAACATAGATTTGTAACAGATGAAAAATAATAAATCATACGACAGAAGAGGCTCTGGAAGAAATGAAAAGTCTCATAAAAAAGAATATTTCAAAGCCAATGATAAAAAGGAAAATAAACCCGGTAAAAAAAATAAATTCGAGGATAAAAAACGATTTGCATCAACTGCTCCATTTAGAAAAAGATTACCTAAAACTCCTAAAGAAAATGACGGAACAAGACTTAATAAATATATAGCAAATTCAGGAGTTTGCAGCAGAAGAGAAGCGGATATATTTATTCAAAATGGAGTTGTTGAAGTTAACGGAAAAATTATTACAGAATTTGGGTATAAAGTACAACCGGGCGATGAAGTATTTTTTGACGGGAGATATATTCGTCCTGAGAAAAATGTATACGTACTTTTGAATAAACCCAAAGGTTATATTTCAACCACTAAGGATGAAAAGGCCAGAAAGACCGTATTAGATCTAGTTGCCAACGCTTCTCCTTATCGTTTGTATCCTGTTGGCCGATTGGATAGGCAAACCACCGGTGTACTTCTTTTAACCAATGATGGAGATCTTACTAAAAAATTAACCCATCCTTCCCATGAAGTTAAAAAGATTTATCATGTCACATTAAATAAAAAAGTTTCGGTTGAAGATTTTGGAAAATTGTTGGATGGTTTACGATTTGAAGAGGGTATAGCTAAGGTTGACAAGATATCCTATATTGAAGGAGCTCCAAAAAACGAAGTAGGGGTTGAAATCCATATCGGGTGGAACCGTATAATTCGAAGAATGTTTGAAAGGTTAGGATATGAGGTAGAAAAGCTCGATCGGGTTATGTTTGCCGGACTAACTAAAAAAGCATTAAAAC is a window from the Apibacter sp. B3706 genome containing:
- a CDS encoding UbiA family prenyltransferase; its protein translation is MYSSGKKIFLINLSFLVRVRIFNVIMLILAMYISAIYLFGDEKNIVENLKNIKLHGIILSSSLSAMAGYIINFFYDQEKDMIYRPITSILQRFISNGIALRFYIFFNFVSLTIAIVLSYRIFIFFLIYQFIIWFYSHKLSRIVFINNLTNSAIMLFPFLALFLFYENFSSYILYLSGFLFFIIFIKDICKDLLSYKYDHLFNYHTLPNTLGIIPTKIILNILFCLLLGISFQLSCEPHLYEIRLYYLLTILLCVCSIVVIWLSKPQYIQILIFMIKFWIFLGTISLVFIDGNPLTLHF
- a CDS encoding mevalonate kinase, with translation MKHPLFYAKILLFGEYGIIENSRGLTLPYNAYKGTLQFSSKLNKIESKSNKSLHKFADYLKTLSLPEKFSINISQLEKDIEKGMFFDSNIPQGYGVGSSGALVAAIFDKYSVNKISSDKILKTDLKDLKNVLGQMESFFHGKSSGIDPLICYMNIPLLIQPNADVDKIGLTESKDGKGAVFLINSGMPGETEPMVQIFFEKLKNEGFRKTLKEEFIKYNNNCIDSFLNRDMGSFFQNLKHLSLWALDHFTPMIPRKFLKIWKKGIDTNTYYLKLCGSGGGGYILGFTQDYEATEKMLKNYKKEIVYRF
- a CDS encoding pseudouridine synthase, with the protein product MKNNKSYDRRGSGRNEKSHKKEYFKANDKKENKPGKKNKFEDKKRFASTAPFRKRLPKTPKENDGTRLNKYIANSGVCSRREADIFIQNGVVEVNGKIITEFGYKVQPGDEVFFDGRYIRPEKNVYVLLNKPKGYISTTKDEKARKTVLDLVANASPYRLYPVGRLDRQTTGVLLLTNDGDLTKKLTHPSHEVKKIYHVTLNKKVSVEDFGKLLDGLRFEEGIAKVDKISYIEGAPKNEVGVEIHIGWNRIIRRMFERLGYEVEKLDRVMFAGLTKKALKRGYWRILTDLEVNTLKML